One window of Mesorhizobium loti R88b genomic DNA carries:
- the fni gene encoding type 2 isopentenyl-diphosphate Delta-isomerase, with amino-acid sequence MSDSDNIPSRRKDDHLDIVLDRRTAPATVAAGWEYIRFEHCALPELDLTQIDLRASLLGKTMRAPLLISSMTGGVPRAEAINRHLSEAAQALGIAMCVGSQRVSLQSRNSQGLTRALRRMAPDIPLLANIGAAQLREADGLDLARRAVDALEADGLIVHLNALQEAVQPEGDRDWRGVLAQIARAASSVDVPIVAKEVGSGLSASVACALVKAGVAVIDVAGAGGTSWAAVEGERARDAADRAVAMAFADWGIPTPASVQAVRRALPTVKLIASGGIRDGVDVAKAIRLGADIAGQAAGVLRAATVSTEAVVAHFEIVIRQLAVACFCTGSADLAALRQARLLPSAHLPAG; translated from the coding sequence ATGAGCGATAGCGACAACATCCCGAGCCGGCGCAAGGACGACCATCTGGACATCGTGCTGGATCGGCGAACGGCGCCGGCCACGGTCGCCGCCGGCTGGGAGTACATCCGTTTCGAACACTGCGCATTGCCCGAGTTGGACCTGACGCAGATCGACCTGCGCGCCTCGCTGCTGGGCAAGACCATGCGCGCGCCGCTGCTGATCAGCTCCATGACCGGCGGCGTGCCACGCGCCGAGGCCATCAACCGGCATCTGAGCGAGGCAGCACAAGCCTTGGGGATCGCCATGTGCGTCGGTTCGCAGCGCGTGAGCCTGCAATCCCGCAACTCCCAGGGGCTGACGCGCGCGCTGCGCCGCATGGCCCCAGACATTCCCTTGCTGGCTAATATCGGCGCCGCGCAACTGCGCGAGGCCGACGGCCTGGACCTGGCGCGCCGGGCGGTGGATGCGCTGGAGGCCGATGGACTCATCGTCCATCTCAATGCGCTGCAGGAAGCGGTACAGCCGGAGGGCGACCGCGACTGGCGCGGCGTCCTGGCGCAGATCGCTCGCGCCGCGAGCAGCGTGGACGTGCCGATTGTGGCCAAGGAAGTGGGGTCGGGTCTGTCCGCCTCGGTGGCCTGCGCGCTCGTCAAGGCGGGCGTGGCGGTCATCGATGTCGCCGGCGCCGGCGGCACCAGTTGGGCCGCGGTGGAGGGCGAGCGCGCCCGCGATGCCGCCGACCGTGCAGTGGCGATGGCGTTCGCCGACTGGGGGATTCCGACCCCGGCCAGCGTGCAGGCGGTACGTCGGGCGCTGCCAACTGTGAAGCTGATCGCGTCGGGCGGGATCCGCGACGGCGTCGACGTGGCCAAGGCCATCCGCCTGGGCGCGGACATCGCCGGGCAGGCGGCCGGCGTGCTGCGCGCGGCGACGGTGTCCACCGAGGCGGTTGTCGCGCATTTCGAGATCGTCATCCGCCAGTTGGCCGTTGCCTGCTTCTGCACCGGCTCGGCTGATCTGGCGGCGTTGCGTCAGGCGCGGTTGTTGCCCTCGGCGCATCTGCCCGCCGGTTGA
- a CDS encoding terpene synthase family protein, producing the protein MIQTERALQQVLEWGRSLTGFADEHAVEAVRGGQYILQRIHPSLRDTCARTGRDPQAETLIVAFYRELALLFWLDDCNDLGLIAPEELAAVEQALGQGVPCALPGFEGCAVLRASLAALAYDRRDYARLLDDTRCYCAALRAGHAQAVGAERWSYAEYLHNGIDSIAYTNVFCCLSLLWGLDMATLRARPAFRQVLRLISAIGRLQNDLHGRDKDRSAGEADNAAILLRQRYPAMPVVEFLNDELAGHTRMLHRVMAEERFPAPWGALIEAMAAIRAQYYQTSTSRYRSDAAGGGQRAPA; encoded by the coding sequence ATGATCCAGACCGAACGCGCGCTGCAGCAGGTGCTGGAGTGGGGGCGTTCCCTGACAGGGTTCGCCGACGAGCATGCCGTGGAAGCGGTCAGGGGCGGCCAGTACATCCTGCAGCGCATCCACCCGAGCCTGCGCGACACCTGCGCCCGCACTGGCCGCGATCCGCAGGCCGAAACGCTGATCGTGGCGTTCTATCGCGAACTGGCGCTGCTGTTCTGGCTCGACGATTGCAACGACCTTGGCCTGATCGCGCCGGAGGAGCTCGCCGCGGTGGAGCAGGCGCTGGGGCAGGGCGTGCCGTGCGCGCTCCCCGGATTCGAGGGCTGCGCTGTGCTGCGCGCTTCGCTGGCCGCGCTCGCCTACGATCGTCGCGACTATGCTCGGCTGCTCGACGACACTCGGTGCTACTGCGCGGCGCTGCGCGCCGGACACGCGCAGGCGGTAGGGGCGGAACGCTGGTCCTACGCCGAGTACCTGCACAACGGCATCGATTCGATCGCCTACACGAACGTGTTCTGTTGCCTGTCGTTGCTGTGGGGGCTGGACATGGCGACCTTGCGCGCGCGTCCGGCGTTTCGCCAGGTCCTGCGGCTCATCTCCGCGATAGGGCGCCTGCAGAACGATCTGCATGGACGCGACAAGGACAGGTCGGCGGGCGAGGCCGACAACGCGGCGATCCTGCTGCGGCAGCGCTATCCGGCTATGCCTGTGGTGGAGTTCCTCAACGACGAGTTGGCCGGCCATACGCGCATGCTGCACCGGGTGATGGCGGAAGAACGCTTTCCAGCGCCGTGGGGAGCGTTGATCGAGGCCATGGCGGCCATCCGCGCGCAGTACTACCAGACCTCGACCAGCCGCTACCGCAGCGACGCTGCGGGGGGAGGCCAGCGTGCGCCCGCCTGA